From Acidipropionibacterium acidipropionici, one genomic window encodes:
- the nifJ gene encoding pyruvate:ferredoxin (flavodoxin) oxidoreductase: MERTRIIADGNTAAASVAYRCNELCSIYPITPSSPMAETADEWSAAKRTNIWGDIPTVMEMQSEGGAAGALHGALQGGALTTTFTASQGLLLMIPNMYKIAGELTSTVFHVAARSLAAQGLSIFGDHQDVMACRQTGFAMLCSATVQECHDMALISQAATMHSRVPFMHFFEGFRTSHELNVLETLSDDDIREFITDDLVHAHRDRALSPAHPFIRGTAQNPDIHFQAREAANKYYEKVPGIVSGLLDQFAELTGRRYDLVEYYGDPQAEEVIVCMGSGAKTVQHTIDHLNKQGHKVGLLLVRLFRPFPASEIVKAIPETARTVGVLDRTKEPGSEGEPLFLDVVSALSQAVSRGTRKTMPIVSGGRYGISSKDFTPGMVAGIVDELELDHPRQRFTVGIDDDVTHLSLPWHHLNIESPNVVRALFYGMGSDGTVGANKNTIKILGSEPGTYAQGYFEYDSRKSGSRTTSHLRFGPEPIESPYFVDQADFIGVHNFNILKSIDVLKAAHEGTTVLLNAPYDASEVWDQIPDSAQRQIIDKKIKLWTIDALPVARKVGLRNRTNTILQTCFFAISGVLPREEAIVKIKDSIQKTYGKKSQKIVEMNHAAVDASLEHLQQVTVPDQVTAAHGLIAPVREDAPDFVKDVTARMIEGVGDLLPVSKVPDDGTYPAGTTKYEQRTLSDLIAEWDPDECIQCGNCAFVCPHGVIRSKYYPESALEGAPSTFQTASLNAAGLPESNYTLQIVPDQCTGCGLCVEACPVKPTAHPDRKAINLAEHLDKTEQRKNVEFFETLPVNDRSRVDFATVRGTQFLEPLFEFSGACAGCGETPYVKLVSQLFGDRAEVANATGCSSIYGGNLPTTPWGKNADGRGPAWSNSLFEDNAEFGLGMRLAADVQTGLAKTRLKQLAEGIDPELVDGLLNAPQLTEHDLQSQQERVHTLQSVLSEMEPTPQVRDLTSVADHLLRRSVWIIGGDGWAYDIGSGGVDHVLASGRDVNILVLDTEVYSNTGGQASKSTPMGAVAKFATAGKPTSKKDLAMQAIAYGSVYVARVALGADPQQTLRAFREAEAYPGPSIIIAYSHCISHGYDLKYGLDQQYKAVHCGHWPLMRYNPVLAEAGRNPFLLDSPRPDVTWREYAKRELRYKMLAKSDPDGAERFLDLDQRSVERRWAEYEEMATRGAERFSFDARTSEFAAASTRS; encoded by the coding sequence ATGGAACGCACCCGGATCATCGCCGACGGCAACACCGCCGCGGCGTCCGTCGCCTACCGCTGCAACGAGCTCTGCTCGATCTACCCGATCACCCCCTCCTCGCCGATGGCCGAGACCGCCGACGAGTGGTCCGCCGCCAAGCGCACCAATATCTGGGGAGACATCCCCACCGTCATGGAGATGCAGTCCGAGGGAGGTGCGGCCGGCGCCCTCCACGGAGCCCTCCAGGGCGGCGCGCTGACCACCACCTTCACGGCCTCCCAGGGCCTGCTCCTCATGATCCCGAATATGTACAAGATCGCCGGTGAGCTCACCAGCACGGTCTTCCACGTGGCCGCCCGCTCGCTGGCCGCCCAGGGTCTGTCGATCTTCGGCGATCACCAGGACGTCATGGCCTGTCGCCAGACCGGCTTCGCGATGCTCTGCTCGGCCACCGTCCAGGAGTGCCACGACATGGCGCTCATCTCCCAGGCCGCGACGATGCACTCGCGGGTCCCCTTCATGCACTTCTTCGAGGGGTTCCGCACCTCCCACGAGCTCAATGTGCTGGAGACCCTCTCGGATGACGACATCCGCGAGTTCATCACCGACGATCTGGTGCACGCCCACCGCGACCGCGCCCTGTCGCCGGCCCACCCCTTCATCCGCGGCACCGCCCAGAACCCGGACATCCACTTCCAGGCCCGTGAGGCCGCCAACAAGTACTACGAGAAGGTTCCGGGCATCGTCTCCGGGCTGCTCGACCAGTTCGCCGAGCTCACCGGACGCCGGTACGACCTCGTCGAGTACTACGGCGATCCGCAGGCCGAAGAGGTCATCGTGTGCATGGGCTCGGGCGCCAAGACCGTCCAGCACACCATCGACCACCTCAACAAGCAGGGCCACAAGGTGGGCCTGCTCCTGGTGCGGCTGTTCCGTCCCTTCCCGGCCTCCGAGATCGTCAAGGCGATCCCCGAGACGGCCCGCACCGTCGGCGTCCTGGACCGCACCAAGGAGCCCGGCTCCGAGGGCGAGCCGCTCTTCCTCGACGTGGTGAGCGCCCTGTCCCAGGCCGTCTCCCGCGGCACCCGCAAGACGATGCCGATCGTCTCTGGAGGCCGCTACGGCATCTCCTCGAAGGACTTCACCCCCGGCATGGTGGCCGGCATCGTCGACGAGCTGGAGCTGGACCACCCGCGTCAGCGCTTCACCGTCGGCATCGACGACGACGTCACCCACCTGTCGCTGCCCTGGCACCACCTCAACATCGAGAGCCCCAACGTCGTGCGGGCCCTGTTCTACGGCATGGGTTCGGACGGCACCGTCGGCGCCAACAAGAACACCATCAAGATCCTCGGCTCCGAGCCGGGGACCTACGCCCAGGGCTACTTCGAGTACGACTCCCGCAAGTCGGGTTCGAGGACCACCTCGCACCTGCGCTTCGGGCCCGAGCCCATCGAGTCCCCCTACTTCGTCGACCAGGCGGACTTCATCGGCGTCCACAACTTCAACATCCTGAAGTCCATCGACGTCCTCAAGGCGGCCCACGAGGGCACCACGGTGCTGCTCAACGCCCCCTACGACGCCTCCGAGGTCTGGGACCAGATCCCCGACTCGGCGCAGCGCCAGATCATCGACAAGAAGATCAAGCTGTGGACCATCGACGCCCTGCCGGTGGCCCGGAAGGTGGGCCTGCGCAACCGCACCAACACCATCCTGCAGACCTGCTTCTTCGCCATCTCCGGCGTGCTTCCGCGCGAGGAGGCGATCGTCAAGATCAAGGACTCGATCCAGAAGACCTACGGCAAGAAGTCCCAGAAGATCGTCGAGATGAACCATGCCGCCGTCGACGCCTCGCTGGAGCACCTCCAGCAGGTGACGGTGCCCGATCAGGTCACCGCGGCCCACGGGCTCATCGCGCCGGTCCGCGAGGACGCCCCCGATTTCGTGAAGGACGTCACCGCCCGGATGATCGAGGGCGTCGGCGATCTGCTGCCGGTCTCCAAGGTCCCCGACGACGGCACCTACCCCGCCGGTACCACCAAGTACGAGCAGCGGACGCTGTCCGATCTCATCGCCGAGTGGGATCCCGACGAGTGCATCCAGTGCGGCAACTGCGCCTTCGTGTGCCCGCACGGCGTCATCCGTTCGAAGTACTACCCGGAGTCGGCGCTGGAGGGGGCCCCGAGCACCTTCCAGACCGCCTCGCTGAACGCGGCCGGTCTGCCGGAGTCCAACTACACCCTGCAGATCGTGCCCGACCAGTGCACCGGCTGCGGGCTGTGCGTGGAGGCCTGCCCGGTCAAGCCCACGGCCCATCCGGACCGCAAGGCCATCAACCTGGCCGAGCACCTGGACAAGACCGAGCAGCGCAAGAACGTCGAGTTCTTCGAGACCCTGCCGGTCAACGACCGCTCCCGCGTCGACTTCGCCACGGTGCGCGGCACCCAGTTCCTGGAGCCTCTCTTCGAGTTCTCCGGGGCCTGCGCCGGCTGCGGCGAGACGCCCTACGTCAAGCTGGTCAGCCAGCTCTTCGGCGACCGCGCCGAGGTGGCCAACGCCACCGGCTGCTCCTCGATCTACGGCGGCAACCTGCCGACGACGCCGTGGGGCAAGAACGCCGACGGGCGTGGCCCGGCCTGGTCGAACTCGCTGTTCGAGGACAATGCCGAGTTCGGCCTGGGCATGCGGCTGGCGGCCGACGTCCAGACCGGGCTGGCCAAGACCCGGCTCAAGCAGTTGGCAGAAGGCATCGACCCGGAGCTGGTGGACGGCCTGCTCAACGCCCCGCAGCTCACCGAGCACGACCTGCAGTCCCAGCAGGAGCGGGTGCACACCCTGCAGTCGGTGCTGTCGGAGATGGAGCCGACGCCGCAGGTCCGCGACCTCACCTCGGTCGCCGATCACCTGCTGCGCCGTTCGGTGTGGATCATCGGCGGTGACGGCTGGGCCTACGACATCGGTTCGGGCGGCGTCGACCACGTGCTCGCCTCGGGCCGCGACGTCAACATCCTGGTGCTGGACACCGAGGTGTACTCGAACACCGGCGGCCAGGCCTCCAAGTCGACCCCGATGGGTGCGGTGGCGAAGTTCGCCACCGCGGGCAAGCCCACCTCGAAGAAGGACCTGGCGATGCAGGCCATCGCCTACGGCTCGGTGTATGTGGCCCGGGTGGCTCTGGGCGCCGATCCTCAGCAGACCCTGCGGGCCTTCCGCGAGGCGGAGGCCTATCCCGGCCCGTCGATCATCATCGCCTACAGCCACTGCATCTCCCACGGCTACGACCTCAAGTACGGCCTGGACCAGCAGTACAAGGCGGTGCACTGCGGGCACTGGCCGCTGATGCGCTACAACCCGGTGCTGGCCGAGGCGGGTCGCAACCCGTTCCTGCTGGACTCCCCGCGGCCCGACGTCACCTGGCGCGAGTACGCCAAGCGGGAGCTGCGGTACAAGATGCTCGCCAAGTCCGATCCGGACGGGGCCGAGCGTTTCCTCGACCTGGATCAGCGGTCGGTGGAGCGTCGCTGGGCCGAGTACGAGGAGATGGCCACCCGCGGTGCCGAGAGGTTCTCCTTCGACGCCCGGACCTCCGAGTTCGCCGCCGCGTCGACGCGCTCCTGA
- a CDS encoding dihydroorotate dehydrogenase-like protein produces the protein MSVDLSTTYLGLDLRSPLVASAGPIQQNLDGVRALADSGVGAIVMYSLFEEQVRHEEARQAEIELEYADSFAESLSFFPTVPSNAGGITNEYLAHLRACAKAVDIPVIGSLNGATNGGWVDTARRMEDAGAAAVECNIYMVPGDVAMTGPQVEERHLEIVKAVREAVGIPVAVKLSPFFSAPGNMISRLDEAGADGLVLFNRFLQPDIDVEKLEVVPGVWLSHQSDSRIPLTWIASLSGRLHASLAATSGVETSDDVIKYLLAGADVVMTTSALVRHGASYAQALLNGLEEWLARKELTLDQARGLLAVPSDASSSEYERNGYVAALEKAKATYGA, from the coding sequence ATGAGCGTCGATCTGAGTACCACCTACCTCGGCCTTGACCTGCGGTCCCCGCTGGTCGCCTCGGCCGGACCCATCCAGCAGAATCTCGACGGCGTGCGCGCCCTAGCCGACTCGGGTGTGGGCGCGATCGTCATGTACTCCCTGTTCGAGGAGCAGGTGCGTCATGAGGAGGCCCGCCAGGCCGAGATCGAGCTGGAGTATGCCGACTCCTTCGCGGAGTCGCTGTCCTTCTTCCCCACCGTCCCCAGCAATGCGGGCGGCATCACCAACGAGTACCTGGCCCACCTGCGGGCCTGCGCCAAGGCCGTCGACATCCCGGTCATCGGCTCTCTCAACGGGGCCACCAACGGCGGCTGGGTGGACACCGCCCGCCGGATGGAGGACGCCGGGGCGGCGGCCGTGGAGTGCAACATCTACATGGTTCCCGGCGACGTCGCCATGACCGGTCCGCAGGTGGAGGAGCGCCACCTGGAGATCGTGAAGGCGGTCCGCGAGGCGGTCGGCATCCCGGTGGCCGTGAAGCTGTCGCCGTTCTTCTCGGCTCCCGGCAACATGATCTCCAGGCTCGATGAGGCTGGCGCGGACGGCCTGGTGCTGTTCAACCGCTTCCTGCAGCCCGATATCGACGTCGAGAAGCTCGAGGTGGTCCCCGGGGTGTGGCTGAGCCACCAGTCCGACTCCCGGATCCCGCTCACCTGGATCGCCAGCCTGTCGGGGCGCCTGCACGCCTCCCTGGCTGCGACCTCGGGGGTGGAGACCAGTGACGACGTCATCAAGTACCTGCTGGCCGGGGCCGACGTCGTGATGACGACCTCGGCCCTGGTGCGCCACGGCGCCTCCTACGCCCAGGCCCTGCTCAACGGCCTGGAGGAGTGGCTGGCCCGCAAGGAGCTCACCCTCGACCAGGCCCGTGGCCTCCTGGCGGTGCCGTCGGACGCCTCCAGCTCGGAGTACGAGCGCAACGGCTACGTGGCCGCCCTGGAGAAGGCCAAGGCCACCTACGGGGCCTGA